One genomic segment of Arthrobacter sp. zg-Y1110 includes these proteins:
- a CDS encoding UDP-N-acetylmuramoyl-L-alanyl-D-glutamate--2,6-diaminopimelate ligase → MSTNSWSIEVPISENPPAGSGLRPGAVDPVTVRAAVQALPAQVRDVAPAAGTAEAAWGTELSGLTINSREVLPGDLYVGIAGARHHGASFAGAAEAAGASAVLTDEAGLAHLAELHIPVFVAGDVRRLVGPLAAAVFNSVPSDGPRPTLFGITGTNGKTTTSYFVNSLLQALGRTTGLIGTIEILAGGEAIPSVLTTPESPQVHGLLALMRERGLDAATMEVSSHAITYRRVDGVRFDVAGFTNLTQDHLDLHGSMEEYFAAKAALFQPDRARRAVVTVDDEWGVKMAARAGVPVLTLATDGTGRDADWFVTDIEPRGLGHSFTIRGPEGEQLRASTALPGTFNISNAALATVMVLASGVPAETVQAALDSSDPFTVEVPGRMQLIGEEPAAIVDFAHNPDALTRTLASVRRPDGESRVIIVFGATGERDQTKRPLMGAIAARLADVVVVTDDDPHGEDAAAIRADVLRGAEGARTGEDLACVIEEVAPRAAAIDRAVELARPQDTVLVAGRGHEVWQEVMGENLALDDRVELRRALTRYGFSALSSDGVES, encoded by the coding sequence TTGAGTACTAATTCCTGGAGCATTGAAGTGCCAATAAGTGAAAATCCCCCCGCCGGATCCGGTCTCCGTCCCGGTGCCGTCGATCCGGTTACCGTGCGTGCCGCCGTGCAGGCGCTGCCTGCGCAGGTGCGGGACGTTGCACCGGCCGCAGGAACGGCGGAAGCAGCCTGGGGTACGGAGCTTTCGGGACTCACGATCAATTCCCGTGAGGTGCTCCCCGGTGACCTGTATGTGGGCATTGCCGGCGCCCGGCACCACGGCGCCAGCTTCGCAGGAGCAGCGGAAGCGGCTGGAGCGTCGGCGGTCCTGACCGACGAGGCAGGGCTGGCGCATCTTGCCGAGCTGCACATTCCGGTCTTCGTCGCCGGTGATGTCCGCCGGCTGGTCGGGCCGCTGGCCGCCGCCGTCTTCAACAGCGTTCCTTCGGACGGCCCCCGCCCCACCCTGTTCGGCATCACGGGCACCAACGGCAAAACCACCACTTCCTACTTCGTGAATTCGCTCCTGCAGGCGCTCGGGCGTACCACCGGGCTGATCGGCACGATCGAGATCCTCGCCGGCGGGGAAGCCATTCCCAGCGTCCTGACCACGCCCGAATCACCGCAGGTGCACGGGCTGCTGGCCTTGATGCGCGAGCGGGGCCTGGACGCCGCCACCATGGAGGTCTCTTCCCATGCGATCACCTACCGCCGCGTTGACGGTGTCCGCTTCGACGTCGCCGGGTTCACCAACCTCACCCAGGACCACCTGGACCTGCACGGCTCCATGGAGGAATACTTCGCTGCCAAGGCAGCACTGTTCCAGCCCGACCGCGCCCGCCGGGCCGTCGTCACGGTAGACGACGAATGGGGAGTGAAAATGGCGGCCCGGGCGGGGGTACCCGTCCTGACGCTTGCAACGGACGGCACCGGCCGCGATGCCGATTGGTTCGTCACGGACATTGAGCCCCGCGGGCTTGGACACTCCTTTACTATCCGCGGTCCGGAAGGGGAGCAGCTGCGGGCCTCCACGGCACTGCCCGGAACTTTCAACATCTCCAACGCCGCGCTGGCCACAGTGATGGTGCTGGCCTCCGGCGTTCCCGCAGAAACCGTGCAGGCAGCGCTGGACTCCTCTGATCCGTTTACCGTCGAGGTCCCCGGCCGGATGCAGCTGATCGGTGAAGAACCGGCGGCCATCGTTGATTTTGCCCACAACCCCGATGCCCTGACCCGCACCCTCGCCTCCGTTCGGCGTCCCGACGGCGAGTCACGGGTGATCATCGTCTTTGGAGCCACCGGCGAGAGGGACCAGACCAAGCGCCCGCTGATGGGGGCCATCGCGGCCCGCCTTGCCGACGTCGTCGTCGTCACCGACGATGACCCGCACGGCGAAGACGCCGCCGCCATCCGCGCGGACGTCCTGCGCGGTGCCGAGGGCGCACGGACCGGGGAAGACCTGGCGTGTGTCATTGAGGAAGTCGCGCCCCGTGCAGCTGCCATCGACCGTGCCGTTGAACTGGCGCGTCCGCAGGACACCGTGCTGGTGGCCGGGCGCGGCCACGAAGTGTGGCAGGAAGTCATGGGGGAGAACCTTGCCCTGGATGACCGGGTGGAACTGCGCCGGGCTTTGACAAGATACGGATTCAGTGCCCTTTCGAGCGACGGGGTAGAGTCCTAA
- the murF gene encoding UDP-N-acetylmuramoyl-tripeptide--D-alanyl-D-alanine ligase — protein sequence MIELNAAEIAAITGGELIGPAAQTPGLVVTSATTDSRDAVQGSLFIAKPGENSDGHLFVGAAFARGAMLALLERPVADDAGALYPGVMVPDVVLAMGTLAAEIVRRLRAHGELTVIGITGSAGKTTTKDLLAGVLSESGPTVAPVGSYNGEVGLPLTVFTAGYGTRYLVMEMGATRIGNIRYLAEMVKPDIGVVLFVGSAHAGEFGGVDNIAVAKGELVEALPAGGTAILNADDIRVAAMADRTDAPVLYFTSSPEEAHGAKNAVRALHARTDAEGRPVFTLLLPDGSRHEIRSGLIGAHHTANLLAAAAAAYAAGIPGEQIAAGLSGRAAASRWRMERTDRADGVTVINDAYNANPESMRAALRTLAELGRERRTWAVLGEMLELGEDAVTEHDAIGRYAVRLNISKLIVVGTGARAMHTGAVMEGSWGEESTFVETVEDAERILAESLAPGDLVLFKSSNGAALRFLGDRIALTPVPPSAATDPATAPARTEGTGGENL from the coding sequence ATGATTGAACTTAATGCAGCCGAAATAGCGGCAATTACAGGCGGCGAGCTGATCGGCCCGGCCGCACAGACGCCGGGTCTTGTCGTGACTTCCGCCACCACGGATTCGCGCGACGCCGTACAGGGCTCGCTCTTCATCGCCAAGCCCGGCGAGAACTCGGACGGCCACCTGTTCGTGGGCGCCGCTTTTGCCCGCGGCGCCATGCTGGCGCTTCTCGAACGGCCGGTGGCCGACGACGCCGGAGCGCTCTACCCGGGCGTGATGGTTCCCGACGTCGTCCTGGCCATGGGCACCCTTGCCGCGGAAATTGTCCGCCGGCTCCGGGCGCACGGCGAACTGACCGTCATCGGCATCACCGGATCAGCCGGTAAGACCACCACCAAGGACCTGCTGGCCGGTGTGCTGAGCGAGTCCGGTCCCACCGTCGCTCCGGTAGGTTCCTACAACGGCGAAGTCGGCCTTCCGCTGACCGTGTTCACTGCCGGCTACGGAACCCGCTACCTCGTGATGGAAATGGGTGCCACCCGCATCGGCAACATCCGTTACCTGGCGGAGATGGTGAAGCCGGATATCGGCGTCGTCCTCTTCGTGGGTTCCGCGCACGCCGGTGAGTTCGGCGGCGTGGACAACATTGCCGTCGCCAAGGGAGAGCTCGTCGAAGCGCTGCCCGCCGGCGGGACCGCCATCCTGAACGCCGACGACATCCGCGTTGCGGCGATGGCTGATCGCACCGACGCACCGGTCCTCTACTTCACCTCCTCGCCGGAGGAAGCGCACGGTGCCAAGAACGCCGTCCGTGCCCTGCATGCACGCACCGACGCCGAGGGCAGGCCCGTCTTTACGCTGCTGCTGCCCGACGGCAGCCGGCACGAAATCCGGTCCGGCCTCATCGGCGCCCACCACACGGCGAACCTGCTGGCGGCCGCTGCCGCAGCCTACGCAGCGGGCATTCCGGGCGAGCAGATTGCCGCAGGGCTCTCCGGCCGCGCGGCGGCCAGCCGCTGGCGCATGGAGCGCACCGACCGCGCCGACGGCGTCACAGTGATCAACGACGCGTACAACGCGAACCCGGAATCCATGCGTGCGGCCCTGCGCACCCTGGCCGAACTCGGCCGGGAACGGCGCACCTGGGCTGTCCTGGGCGAAATGCTGGAGCTGGGCGAGGATGCCGTCACCGAACACGACGCCATCGGCCGCTACGCCGTCCGGCTCAATATTTCCAAACTCATTGTCGTGGGCACCGGTGCCCGCGCCATGCACACCGGCGCGGTCATGGAGGGCTCCTGGGGGGAGGAATCCACCTTCGTGGAGACGGTGGAGGACGCCGAGCGCATCCTTGCCGAATCCCTCGCGCCCGGAGACCTTGTCCTGTTCAAATCCTCCAACGGGGCGGCCCTGCGCTTCCTCGGCGATCGGATAGCCTTGACCCCTGTACCACCGTCCGCAGCAACTGATCCGGCGACCGCGCCGGCGCGCACCGAAGGGACCGGAGGAGAGAACCTGTGA
- the mraY gene encoding phospho-N-acetylmuramoyl-pentapeptide-transferase, protein MISLLVGSSLALVFAFAGTPLFIRFLVRKGYGQFVRDDGPTSHHTKRGTPTMGGAVIVASVVAAYFLTHLISGMLGFGSFSPTASGLLVLLLTVGMGMVGFIDDYTKISKQRSLGLNAKAKIILQAVVGITFAVLALQFPNEQGRTPASTAVSFIRDTNFDLAFAGTVIGAILFVIWSLVIITGTTNGVNLADGLDGLAAGASVLVFGAYFLIGIWQYNQSCGTPGAEGVCYEVRDPMDLALLAGAMAGALIGFLWWNTSPAKIFMGDTGSLAIGGAIAAFAILSRTELLLVILAGLFVIITLSVIIQVGYFKLSGGKRVFKMAPLQHHFELKGWAEVTVVVRFWIIAGLCVAVALGIFYAEWVVGQ, encoded by the coding sequence GTGATCTCCCTGCTTGTAGGGTCTTCGCTGGCTCTGGTCTTCGCCTTTGCCGGAACACCCCTGTTCATCCGTTTCCTGGTGCGGAAAGGGTACGGCCAGTTCGTCCGCGACGACGGCCCCACCTCCCACCACACCAAGCGCGGCACCCCCACCATGGGCGGCGCCGTCATCGTGGCGTCGGTGGTGGCTGCGTACTTCCTTACCCACCTCATCAGCGGCATGCTGGGCTTCGGCTCCTTCAGCCCGACGGCGTCCGGACTGCTGGTCCTGCTGCTCACCGTGGGCATGGGCATGGTCGGCTTCATTGACGACTACACCAAGATTTCCAAGCAGCGCAGCCTCGGCCTGAACGCCAAGGCAAAGATCATCCTGCAGGCAGTCGTCGGCATCACCTTTGCCGTGCTCGCCCTGCAGTTCCCCAATGAGCAGGGGAGGACGCCGGCGTCGACCGCGGTCTCCTTCATCCGGGACACAAACTTCGACCTTGCCTTCGCGGGAACGGTGATCGGCGCGATCCTGTTCGTGATCTGGTCCCTGGTCATCATCACCGGCACCACCAACGGCGTGAACCTCGCCGACGGCCTCGACGGCCTGGCTGCCGGTGCCTCCGTGCTGGTGTTCGGCGCCTACTTCCTGATCGGGATCTGGCAGTACAACCAGAGCTGCGGTACACCGGGCGCAGAAGGCGTCTGCTACGAAGTCCGCGACCCGATGGATCTTGCCCTGCTGGCCGGAGCCATGGCGGGTGCCCTCATCGGTTTCCTCTGGTGGAACACCTCGCCCGCGAAGATCTTCATGGGCGACACCGGCTCGCTGGCGATCGGCGGCGCCATTGCGGCCTTCGCCATCCTCTCGCGGACCGAACTGCTGCTGGTGATCCTTGCCGGCCTGTTCGTGATCATCACCCTCTCCGTCATCATCCAGGTGGGCTACTTCAAGCTCAGCGGCGGCAAGCGCGTGTTCAAGATGGCTCCGCTGCAGCACCACTTCGAGCTCAAGGGCTGGGCCGAGGTCACCGTGGTGGTCCGGTTCTGGATCATCGCCGGCCTCTGCGTGGCCGTAGCGCTCGGAATCTTCTACGCCGAATGGGTGGTGGGACAGTGA